The following is a genomic window from Amaranthus tricolor cultivar Red isolate AtriRed21 chromosome 10, ASM2621246v1, whole genome shotgun sequence.
acgtgattttaaatttgaaaacaaataataatgtgATGAGAATTATACACATGATTCCACTGATTTTACAATCtatcataataaaattatcatagacataattttaaatttatggttGTTATTACACATTTTATAAtagtaaaacaataaaaatgaatgaaaaaaattaggatggattaaatattaaaaattaaaatcaagatgtatttaataaattaatcaaattgatCACCAAAAAGTTGATGATGAATACAATAATCATGAACACATTCATCACCAACTATAAGCTTTATACCAATATGGTAACCAACAAAAGCATCTACACAAGCATAAAACACTTGACTATCATCAAGAATTTCTTTTTCCCATTTACTCTTTGTAATTTCCTTAAGCTTTTCCATTTCCCACCCTAAAACGGCCTTTGTTACCGCCTTCAATCCGGCGTTAACCCGAACCAAATCCGCCTCCGCCGCAATTTTACTTACGTCGATCGTAATTCCCAAATCCAATTCATAGTCTCTAAGAAGTCGCTTATGATCACCTAAAACTCCGACACCTGAGAATTTCCACGTCGATTCTTTTAAAAAATCGACGAGGATTTGAGGGATTGACGTGGTATGAATAAGTTTGTAGATCAGACAATTGGGTCCCACACAAAGTTGTAAGATTTTAATTGGGTTGAGCCCTTCGGTGTCTAACCCTACTATGGTTGATGGGTTATTGGATTGGATATGGGTTATCCATTTTGTTACTATGTTTGGGCAGCTTGTTACGATGGTTCGGACGTGGTGACCGAAACATGTTACGTCGTAGGCGGAGTAAGTGGCGGTTTTGTGGTGGATGGTTATGTTTTTTGGTTGTGTACGCAGCTGAGACGCCATTTTGAGAGGGTTTGAAACTTGGTTAAATGAGATAGAATTAGGAAAGATTATATTGGGAGGACGGGGGGGTATATTTATAAGCTTCAGAGGAGTTGGAAATAAGATTTAATTTCACTTTTATGGGCTTTTTCTTTATGACAAACGAGTCTGAcccaaaattcaataattaagaaataaaaatcagcttgttttgtatgagactgtttTACTATGAGAtgggtatatatatatgttgtttgtttaatttatttttaaaaaattgatcaagtaaataatttttttttcagattttttttaaagaataaaaatttagCCAACCTATATTAAGGAATCTTGCGGTGAAATgatcttaataaaaaatttgccaataaaaatataatttgaatcttaaaggtatcatttttgacattaaagtgatcaaatTTAAGTCAAAgtaaattataaagataaattCTTTATTCAGACCGTCTCACCGTAAGACGATTTATTACGAGCTGAccaaatttttgttttcttaaaaattaatgaaaaaaagttgttatttagttatttgttatttaagttaactcaattaattttattttaaatataaatgatttCACATCCTTGTAAAGTTAActcaattaattttgttttaaatatatataatttcgtCTGCTTGTATATGCTTATCTCACGATGATCTCACTGTAAAATAGTTTTAAGTTGTATTCAATAGTCCaactcaataattaaaatattcactTTCTTATTGTAAATATTCATTTTAGTTTATAATgttttaacacataattttagatattaaaattaacacttttaatattaaatagtcacattttaattgtttaaaagAGTCACTTTAGtgtaaatttgaaatgaattctataAGCATTTTctagattttaaaaaatagtaatggcgatctcatttagtttttttttttaaaagatattaaaatttatgaataaataGTTGTGTTGGATTGCACTcacaaacttaaaaataaaaatgaaataaattagAAGAttctaattcaaaaataaaatatcgtTGGGGTTTAATGGCATGGATCCTGCCGAAGATGACGAATGAAATAAGATGGCATGCTATTGAGGAGGATTGAATATGCATAAAATGGAAGTTGGGTCATTTATTTATTCTACTCATCggatttttgtttaaatttatttagtgATAATATTACATGTAAATGTAGATCAAATTCCAAACAAATACCTGATAATTATACATGTAAATAATGTATTCGTTACATGAATAAGTTTCTTTcgataaaaatcaatatatcatttataaaattaattgaataaaataagttttgggagaaaaatataaGTGGATCacattgaaaaatatttattcaaaaaaaacattgaaaaatatTGATTCTTGCATAATATGAGAGCTACATATTGTATGACGTTTTATATCAATAAGTTATAGTTTTTGGTTCAATATTGATTGTTCACATTTACAacaattttatttgatataGGTGTTGTTGATAAAATAGTTTATTTGAAAGATTTTTAGGTGTTTGAAAAATGGTTAATAGTTAGTTATAATGGTTGATTTGATCAGTTGATTTTACTAACTGGTTTGACCAACTTATTTTAAATCCGCCGCAATGAGCATCTTattcaaaaacaacttatttataacaataagTTGTTACAATCGGCTAATTTACTAAATGTTAGCATTGACTGGTTTGATCGCCTAACCCtctaattatatgaaaataagttAGAATTATGTAATACACTATTTTTGCCAAACACCTCCATTAGCCGATAAAATTAGTACTCATTTATCATCTTATCATTTCTTACCTCTCCCTTAATTACCTAACCCTCTATTAGCCGATGAAAATAGTATCTTAAATTCTTGTGGCAAACTCATCCATTTTTTTCGAGATTGTATTACATTGCTGATAagttcatctttttttttttctatctttCTTTGTTAATCAAgatttcatttttaatatttagagtatagtattaaaaatatatcattcattttaattaagaatataatttacATCTATAaagtattaatattttgttgatatttacttaaaaaattatacaagtaTAAACTCATCAATAAATTACTCTTGTCTTTTAAGGATATGTCTTTTCAAACTAATTAGCTTGCAGCTATCAGCTAAGTATTaaataaaaagctaataaaTTTCGTCGGTTAAATTAGTTCATTAGCTAGTCAAATCAACTCTTCAAATCCGCTTTTAATAATTAATCGTTTGATAAACAGCTATAATAATATTTGTCAATAGCgaagtactccctcctattcagcttaggtGTCCTATTTCCTTTTATAGTCAAGTCACCTTAAgtccttaattgtcccatttctatttttggtatgcatTTTTGACTATTATGTCCTTAGTagtttatcctattttcaattataccatccattacccatactaatttttcctcccttataattaatcaacatactTAAATCCTAATTAATACCCACCCATTTACACATTCCCTCCCTTTATACACCTAAAACCCTACCCATTCCCCATTCCTCTTGCCGTTTTCTGATAACCCTTGGTTGaagcttcaccttcttccttatcttctttcttgtttttctctgaaaaccctaaatctgggttgaagcttcaccGTCTTCCTTAATTTCTTCTGTGTTGTTGTCTGATAACCCTAGATCTTGGTTGAAGCTTCACCttattccttaatttctttcgtgTTGTTCTCATGGCAAACTCCAGTTCGCCTTTTAAATCCCCCCCTGAAGAATCCTAACTCGACAATCAACTCACCcatgaaaaaccctaactcgCGTACTTCTTTACTTTTGAGAATCCCCAAATCTCCTTACAAATCGCCTTCTAAGATAGACTTTAAGGGGTTTGATGATGGAAACCCTAGATCTGGACTGAAATCGTTTGAGGAAGAGTCTTTTGATTACTATGATGACTCAACTTCTGTTGAGACTGATCCTAAGTGGGGAAGAGAACTTGACTCTGAAGGTGAACCGATTTACACACCTGAGCCTGATATGTATCTtgatcgtgaatattcttccattgatgctgttttttcgaatactgattgtgaagaagaagattggcttgataagctaggtcctttctcaagtgagtttctgttcgtgttggtgcatgttcattttgactgatgatga
Proteins encoded in this region:
- the LOC130825897 gene encoding uncharacterized protein LOC130825897, which encodes MASQLRTQPKNITIHHKTATYSAYDVTCFGHHVRTIVTSCPNIVTKWITHIQSNNPSTIVGLDTEGLNPIKILQLCVGPNCLIYKLIHTTSIPQILVDFLKESTWKFSGVGVLGDHKRLLRDYELDLGITIDVSKIAAEADLVRVNAGLKAVTKAVLGWEMEKLKEITKSKWEKEILDDSQVFYACVDAFVGYHIGIKLIVGDECVHDYCIHHQLFGDQFD